A genomic window from Deltaproteobacteria bacterium includes:
- a CDS encoding winged helix-turn-helix domain-containing protein gives MRPHGSPMQLEQRRFAALSLLKAGFLPGEIAQRIGVDRRSVRRWKATYYEKGKPALKAIPAPGRPSKLPENKKQKLEHILLKGAKQYGYPTDLWTCPRIVVVISRIFHVDYHPAHLGRLLHAMGWSPQKPERRAQERNERAIARWIKTDWEGIKKKPKN, from the coding sequence ATGAGACCACATGGCAGCCCCATGCAGTTGGAACAAAGACGTTTCGCAGCGCTATCCTTACTCAAGGCAGGATTCCTTCCCGGTGAAATAGCTCAACGAATCGGAGTAGATCGTCGGTCAGTTCGGCGCTGGAAAGCCACGTATTATGAAAAAGGGAAGCCAGCATTAAAGGCGATTCCTGCTCCCGGACGACCTTCAAAGCTTCCAGAGAACAAAAAACAAAAGCTTGAACATATCCTTCTCAAGGGAGCAAAACAATACGGGTACCCGACTGACCTGTGGACTTGTCCCAGAATAGTTGTGGTTATTTCAAGAATCTTTCACGTTGACTATCACCCTGCTCACCTGGGACGTTTGCTTCATGCAATGGGATGGAGTCCACAGAAGCCTGAACGTCGTGCTCAGGAACGAAATGAGCGAGCAATAGCCCGTTGGATAAAGACTGACTGGGAAGGTATCAAAAAAAAACCAAAGAATTGA